One window from the genome of Streptomyces sp. NBC_01476 encodes:
- a CDS encoding carbohydrate ABC transporter permease — MTTATMDEPARRTARPPRAPRPGPVTSIRRSWDRHWYAWAMVAPVVIVIGVLVLYPLGYGLYLSFTDATELNVAKDIGPVHIGAGYHFVGLHNYWQIISGQDGDFYPRLEWTVVWTVSCVAITYAIGLGMAMLLNRPVKFRLFYRLALILPWAVPAFIGVFAWRLMFNSQYGVFNDIVTSVGLPAQDWLGTPFAQKVAVIIVNVWCGVPFMMVALLGGLQSIPGELFEAAEMDGASPLQRFLNVTLPGVRPVTSTVVLLSTVWTFNMFPIIFLLLGNNTTGDTDILVTFAYTKAFTGVSDYSGAATYGIVILLILVAFSTFYRRQLKTQD, encoded by the coding sequence ATGACCACCGCAACCATGGACGAACCCGCCCGGCGCACGGCCCGCCCGCCGCGCGCTCCACGGCCCGGTCCGGTGACGTCGATCAGGCGGTCGTGGGACAGGCACTGGTACGCCTGGGCGATGGTCGCCCCGGTGGTCATCGTGATCGGCGTGCTGGTGCTGTACCCGCTGGGATACGGCCTGTACTTGTCGTTCACCGACGCCACCGAACTCAACGTCGCCAAGGACATCGGCCCGGTCCACATCGGCGCCGGCTACCACTTCGTGGGCCTGCACAACTACTGGCAGATCATCTCCGGCCAGGACGGGGACTTCTACCCGCGCCTGGAGTGGACGGTGGTGTGGACGGTCTCCTGCGTGGCGATCACCTATGCCATCGGCCTCGGCATGGCGATGCTGCTCAACCGCCCGGTGAAGTTCCGGCTCTTCTACCGGCTGGCGCTGATCCTCCCCTGGGCGGTGCCCGCCTTCATCGGGGTCTTCGCCTGGCGGCTGATGTTCAACTCGCAGTACGGCGTCTTCAACGACATCGTCACCAGCGTCGGGCTGCCCGCCCAGGACTGGCTGGGCACGCCCTTCGCCCAGAAGGTCGCGGTGATCATCGTGAACGTCTGGTGCGGGGTGCCGTTCATGATGGTGGCGCTGCTCGGCGGGCTGCAGTCGATCCCCGGCGAGCTCTTCGAGGCGGCCGAGATGGACGGCGCCTCCCCGCTCCAGCGCTTCCTCAACGTGACGCTGCCCGGGGTACGGCCGGTCACCAGCACGGTCGTGCTGCTGAGCACCGTGTGGACATTCAATATGTTCCCGATCATTTTCTTGCTGCTCGGCAACAACACCACGGGCGACACCGACATTCTGGTGACCTTCGCCTACACGAAGGCTTTCACGGGAGTGTCCGACTACTCCGGGGCCGCCACCTACGGCATCGTCATTCTTCTGATCCTGGTGGCCTTCTCCACGTTCTACCGCCGCCAGTTGAAGACGCAGGACTAG
- a CDS encoding sugar ABC transporter permease: MSATTESGSAARPRSTAPTARRTGRRAYRGRGRRSPGMSVALHATLIAASATAVFPVLWIVFISLGPSSAWQQPGEVVHHLGLENYRFVLLHSDFPTWFLNSVIVAAATTVVGVLIAASAGYAISRMRFPGHRSLMWTFLITQMFPVAVLIVPLYNLLAQLDLLDTYLGLVLVYCTIAVPFCAWMLKGYFDTIPREIDEAGRVDGLNPFGTFWRLIVPLARPGLAVTAFYTFLTAWGEVAYSNQFMRGGHTTLAVGIRTFAADQRADWGSLTAASVVIAIPAGLVFLLVQRHLVTGLTAGGTKG, from the coding sequence ATGAGCGCCACCACAGAAAGCGGCTCCGCCGCCCGCCCCCGTAGCACCGCGCCCACCGCCCGGCGGACCGGGCGGCGGGCCTACCGCGGCCGCGGCCGGCGCAGCCCCGGCATGTCGGTCGCCCTGCACGCCACCTTGATCGCCGCCAGCGCCACCGCGGTCTTCCCGGTGCTGTGGATCGTCTTCATCTCGCTGGGCCCCAGCAGCGCCTGGCAGCAGCCGGGTGAGGTCGTCCACCATCTGGGCCTGGAGAACTACCGCTTCGTCCTGCTGCACAGCGACTTCCCCACCTGGTTCCTCAACTCGGTGATCGTCGCCGCGGCCACCACCGTGGTGGGGGTGCTGATCGCCGCCAGCGCCGGGTACGCGATCTCCCGGATGCGCTTCCCCGGCCACCGGTCGCTGATGTGGACCTTTCTGATCACCCAGATGTTCCCGGTGGCGGTGCTGATCGTGCCGCTCTACAACCTGCTGGCGCAGCTGGACCTGCTCGACACCTACCTCGGGCTGGTGCTGGTGTACTGCACCATCGCGGTGCCGTTCTGCGCCTGGATGCTCAAGGGCTACTTCGACACCATCCCCCGCGAGATCGACGAGGCGGGCCGGGTGGACGGCCTCAACCCGTTCGGCACCTTCTGGCGGCTGATCGTGCCGCTGGCCCGGCCGGGACTGGCGGTCACCGCCTTCTACACCTTCCTCACCGCGTGGGGCGAGGTCGCCTACTCCAACCAGTTCATGCGCGGCGGGCACACCACGCTGGCGGTCGGCATCCGTACCTTTGCCGCGGACCAGCGCGCCGACTGGGGCTCGCTGACGGCCGCCTCCGTGGTCATCGCGATACCCGCGGGACTGGTCTTCCTGCTCGTCCAACGGCACCTGGTGACCGGCCTGACGGCCGGCGGCACCAAGGGCTGA
- a CDS encoding LacI family DNA-binding transcriptional regulator — protein sequence MTARLADIAAQAGVSEATVSRVLNGKPGVSAATRESVLAALDLLGYERPVRLRQRSAGLVGLITPELENPIFPAFAQIIGQALTRQGYTPVLATQTPGGSTEDELVEMLVERGVAGIIFASGLHADSTADTERYARLHGQGVPFVLINGYSEKIDAPFVSPDDGGAVRLAVTHLAALGHRRIGLAVGQRRFVPVQRKIEGFVASTGDVLGWSPEEAMARVQHSLFTLEGGQAAAGALIAAGCTAIVCASDMMALGAIRSARAMGLKVPSDVSVVGFDDSPLIAFTDPPLTTIRQPVAAMSQAAVNALLEEIGGTPAPHSEFVFMPELVVRGSTAAVPAGDPAHGSSSGAPAATGQNTRQSTPHNSQFPPQRPASRTHRGTSGPAAG from the coding sequence GTGACCGCGCGGCTCGCTGATATCGCAGCCCAGGCGGGGGTCAGTGAAGCAACGGTCAGCCGGGTGCTCAACGGCAAGCCCGGAGTCAGCGCGGCCACCCGTGAATCCGTGCTGGCCGCGCTCGACCTGCTGGGCTACGAACGGCCGGTGCGGCTGCGCCAGCGCAGCGCCGGTCTGGTCGGGCTGATCACCCCCGAGCTGGAGAACCCGATCTTCCCGGCCTTCGCCCAGATCATCGGGCAGGCCCTCACCCGGCAGGGCTACACCCCGGTGCTCGCCACCCAGACACCCGGCGGTTCCACCGAGGACGAACTCGTGGAGATGCTGGTGGAGCGCGGGGTGGCCGGCATCATCTTCGCCTCCGGCCTGCACGCCGACTCCACCGCCGACACCGAGCGGTACGCCCGCCTGCACGGCCAGGGCGTCCCCTTCGTCCTGATCAACGGCTACTCCGAGAAGATCGACGCCCCCTTCGTGTCGCCGGACGACGGCGGGGCGGTCCGGCTGGCCGTCACCCATTTGGCGGCGCTCGGGCACCGCAGGATCGGCCTGGCGGTCGGGCAGAGACGTTTCGTCCCCGTACAGCGCAAGATCGAGGGCTTCGTGGCGTCCACCGGCGACGTACTCGGCTGGTCGCCCGAGGAGGCGATGGCCCGGGTCCAGCACTCGCTCTTCACCCTGGAGGGCGGGCAGGCCGCCGCGGGCGCGCTCATCGCGGCCGGCTGCACCGCGATCGTCTGCGCCTCCGACATGATGGCGCTCGGCGCGATCCGGTCGGCCAGGGCGATGGGGCTCAAGGTGCCCTCCGACGTGTCGGTGGTCGGCTTCGACGACTCGCCGCTGATCGCGTTCACCGACCCGCCGCTGACCACCATCCGCCAGCCGGTGGCGGCGATGAGCCAGGCCGCGGTGAACGCCCTGCTGGAGGAGATCGGCGGCACCCCGGCACCGCACAGCGAATTCGTCTTCATGCCGGAGCTGGTGGTCCGCGGCTCGACCGCCGCGGTGCCGGCCGGCGACCCGGCGCATGGTTCCTCCTCCGGCGCACCCGCCGCCACCGGGCAGAACACGCGGCAGAGCACCCCGCACAACAGCCAGTTCCCGCCCCAGCGGCCTGCCTCCCGCACCCACCGCGGAACGTCCGGCCCCGCGGCCGGCTGA
- a CDS encoding phosphatase PAP2 family protein, whose product MVHEEPRNALLTRIRRPRSPRVWFEVLLIGFSYWLYSQIRNAVPEQRGVALRHADSVWSFEQRIGLGVEHAVNHAVNSVTWLIVGMNYYYATLHFVITIAVLVWLYLRHPGRFGPARSVLFLTTWLALVGFWLYPLAPPRLLPGAGFIDTVRVHDTWGSMSQGGLSEVSNQYAAMPSMHIGWSLWCGITVATLARPLWVRILAVLYPVVTLVVIVSTGNHFWMDAVGGAVCLAVGYAVVYLVYGRWVYRLPRYPEPA is encoded by the coding sequence GTGGTCCACGAGGAGCCCCGCAACGCCCTGCTCACCCGCATCCGCCGGCCGCGCAGCCCGCGTGTCTGGTTCGAGGTGCTGCTGATCGGCTTCAGCTACTGGCTCTACTCCCAGATCAGGAACGCGGTCCCGGAGCAGCGGGGCGTGGCCCTGCGGCACGCGGATTCGGTCTGGTCCTTCGAGCAGCGCATCGGCCTGGGCGTCGAGCACGCCGTCAACCACGCGGTGAACTCCGTGACCTGGCTGATCGTCGGGATGAACTACTACTACGCCACGTTGCACTTCGTCATCACCATCGCGGTGCTGGTGTGGCTCTACCTCCGCCATCCCGGCCGTTTCGGGCCGGCCCGCTCGGTGCTCTTCCTCACCACCTGGCTGGCCCTGGTCGGCTTCTGGCTCTATCCGCTGGCGCCGCCCCGGCTGCTGCCGGGCGCCGGCTTCATCGACACCGTCCGGGTCCACGACACCTGGGGCTCGATGTCGCAGGGCGGCCTGTCGGAGGTCTCCAACCAGTACGCGGCGATGCCGTCGATGCACATCGGCTGGTCGCTGTGGTGCGGGATCACCGTCGCGACGCTGGCCAGACCGCTGTGGGTACGGATCCTTGCGGTGCTCTACCCGGTGGTGACCCTGGTGGTGATCGTCTCCACCGGCAACCACTTCTGGATGGACGCGGTGGGCGGCGCGGTCTGCCTGGCCGTCGGATACGCCGTGGTCTACCTGGTGTACGGGCGGTGGGTGTACCGGCTGCCGCGTTATCCCGAACCGGCGTGA
- a CDS encoding bifunctional [glutamine synthetase] adenylyltransferase/[glutamine synthetase]-adenylyl-L-tyrosine phosphorylase: MQGRRSSTFSRLLRHGFTDAGAAERLLEADVLSGVRGDPVLLDALGATADPDQALRGLVRLAEALDPAERHALLDTLVTGKPLRDRLLGVLGASEALGDHLSRHPADWHALVTYESADLNPGIVEFERGLAGADDPDKLRAAYRRCLLGIAARDVCGTSDLVRTAAELADLATATLRSALAIAAAEQPRDAAACRLAVIGMGKCGGHELNYVSDVDVIFVTDTVEGQPDEGRAVQAATRLAARMMRICSDTTAEGTIWPVDANLRPEGKNGPLVRTLASHVAYYRRWAKTWEFQALLKARTVAGDRELGATYLDEIRPMVWEAAAREHFVSDVQQMRRRVVDNIPLAQVDRELKLGPGGLRDVEFAVQLLQLVHGRTDSSLRSGTTLTALAQLAAGGYVGRADAAALDAAYRFLRLMEHRIQLQKLRRTHLVPDDEADLRRLGRSLGLRADPVAELNREWKRHAREVRRLHEKLFYRPLLDAVAQLGSEDTRLSTDAARQRLKALGYADPAAAMRHLEALASGVSRKAAIQRTLLPVLLGWFADSADPDSGLLGFRKVSDALGQTPWYLRLLRDEGAAAQRLARVLSSGRLAPDLLLRAPEAVAMLGSTDGLAPRDHASLEQEVMAAVGRAETPEQAITAVRGVRRRELFRTAAADLIDTYGDDPSEVSAPVAQSVDGERVLDAGALVDRVGSAIYGLTTATLAGALRTAVYSVTGHDVRPLPTRFAVIAMGRFGGRELGYGSDADVLFVHDPHEGADPSEASRTAVAVADELRRLLQIPTADPPLLIDADLRPEGKSGPLVRTLASYAAYYKRWSLVWERHALLRATPVAGDRDLGARFIGLIDPLRYPAGGLEEDAVREIRRLKARMESERIPRGSDRTTHAKLGRGGLSDVEWTVQLLQLQHAARLPSLRTTGTRAALAAARDEGLIDPADAAVLDEAWVLATRVRNAVMLVRGRSGDAFPGDTRELAAVARYLGFPEGHVGDMLDDYRRRTRRARAVVERLFYEGG; the protein is encoded by the coding sequence ATGCAGGGGCGCCGCAGCAGTACGTTCAGCCGGCTGCTGCGGCACGGCTTCACGGACGCCGGCGCCGCCGAACGCCTGCTGGAGGCCGACGTGCTCAGCGGCGTCAGGGGCGACCCGGTACTGCTGGACGCGCTCGGCGCCACCGCCGACCCCGACCAGGCGCTGCGCGGCCTCGTCCGGCTGGCCGAGGCGCTGGACCCGGCGGAGCGCCACGCCCTGCTCGACACGCTGGTCACCGGCAAACCGCTGCGGGACCGCCTGCTCGGGGTCCTCGGCGCATCCGAGGCGCTGGGCGACCACCTGAGCCGGCACCCGGCGGACTGGCACGCCCTGGTCACCTACGAATCCGCCGACCTCAACCCCGGCATCGTGGAGTTCGAACGCGGTCTGGCCGGCGCCGACGACCCCGACAAGCTGCGCGCCGCCTACCGGCGCTGTCTGCTCGGCATCGCCGCCCGGGACGTCTGCGGCACCTCCGACCTGGTACGGACCGCGGCCGAACTCGCCGACCTGGCCACCGCCACCCTGCGCTCCGCGCTCGCCATCGCCGCCGCCGAGCAGCCGCGGGACGCCGCCGCCTGCCGCCTCGCGGTGATCGGCATGGGCAAGTGCGGCGGCCACGAGCTGAACTACGTCTCCGACGTGGACGTGATCTTCGTGACGGACACAGTCGAGGGGCAGCCCGACGAGGGCAGGGCGGTGCAGGCCGCCACCCGGCTGGCCGCCCGGATGATGCGGATCTGCTCCGACACCACAGCCGAGGGCACCATCTGGCCGGTCGACGCCAACCTCCGGCCCGAAGGCAAGAACGGCCCCCTGGTCCGTACCCTCGCCAGCCACGTCGCCTATTACCGGCGGTGGGCCAAGACCTGGGAGTTCCAGGCGCTGCTCAAGGCCAGGACGGTGGCCGGCGACCGGGAACTCGGTGCTACGTACCTCGACGAGATCCGGCCGATGGTCTGGGAGGCCGCCGCCCGCGAGCACTTCGTCTCCGACGTCCAGCAGATGCGCCGCCGGGTGGTGGACAACATCCCCCTCGCCCAGGTCGACCGCGAGCTGAAACTGGGGCCCGGCGGCCTGCGGGACGTCGAGTTCGCGGTGCAGCTGCTCCAGCTGGTGCACGGCCGTACCGACTCCTCGCTGCGCAGCGGCACCACCCTGACCGCGCTGGCCCAGCTCGCCGCCGGCGGTTACGTGGGCCGCGCCGACGCCGCCGCGCTGGACGCCGCCTACCGCTTCCTGCGGCTGATGGAACACCGCATCCAGCTGCAGAAGCTGCGCCGCACCCACCTCGTCCCCGACGACGAGGCCGACCTGCGCCGCCTCGGCCGCTCGCTCGGCCTGCGCGCGGACCCGGTCGCGGAGCTGAACCGGGAGTGGAAGCGGCACGCCCGCGAGGTGCGGCGGCTGCACGAGAAGCTGTTCTACCGCCCGCTGCTGGACGCCGTCGCCCAGCTCGGCAGCGAGGACACCCGGCTCAGCACCGACGCGGCCCGCCAGCGCCTCAAGGCCCTCGGGTACGCCGACCCGGCCGCCGCGATGCGCCACCTGGAGGCGCTGGCCAGCGGGGTCAGCCGCAAGGCCGCCATCCAGCGCACCCTGCTGCCGGTGCTGCTCGGCTGGTTCGCCGACTCCGCCGACCCCGACTCCGGGCTGCTCGGCTTCCGCAAGGTCTCCGACGCGCTCGGCCAGACGCCCTGGTACCTGCGGCTGCTGCGTGACGAGGGCGCCGCCGCCCAGCGGCTGGCCCGGGTGCTCTCCTCCGGCCGCCTCGCCCCCGACCTGCTGCTGCGCGCCCCAGAGGCGGTGGCGATGCTCGGCTCCACCGACGGCCTGGCGCCGCGCGACCACGCCTCTCTTGAGCAGGAGGTGATGGCCGCCGTCGGCCGCGCCGAGACCCCCGAGCAGGCGATCACCGCGGTCCGCGGGGTGCGCCGCCGCGAGCTGTTCCGTACCGCCGCCGCCGACCTGATCGACACCTACGGCGACGACCCCTCCGAGGTCAGCGCCCCGGTCGCCCAGTCGGTCGACGGAGAGCGGGTACTGGACGCCGGCGCGCTGGTCGACCGGGTCGGCAGCGCCATCTACGGCCTCACCACCGCCACCCTGGCCGGCGCGCTGCGCACCGCGGTCTACTCCGTCACCGGCCACGACGTACGCCCGCTGCCCACCCGGTTCGCGGTGATAGCGATGGGCCGGTTCGGCGGCCGGGAGCTCGGCTACGGCTCCGACGCCGATGTGCTCTTCGTCCACGACCCGCACGAGGGAGCCGACCCGAGCGAGGCGAGCCGCACCGCGGTGGCCGTCGCCGACGAGCTGCGCCGGCTGCTGCAGATCCCCACCGCCGACCCGCCGCTGCTGATCGACGCCGATCTGCGGCCCGAGGGCAAGAGCGGCCCGCTGGTCCGCACCCTGGCCTCCTACGCCGCCTACTACAAGCGCTGGTCGCTGGTCTGGGAGCGCCACGCGCTGCTGCGGGCCACCCCGGTGGCCGGCGACCGGGACCTCGGGGCGCGCTTCATCGGGCTGATCGACCCGCTGCGCTACCCCGCGGGCGGTCTGGAGGAGGACGCGGTACGCGAGATCCGCCGGCTCAAGGCGCGGATGGAGTCCGAACGCATCCCGCGCGGCAGCGACCGCACCACCCACGCCAAGCTGGGCCGCGGCGGGCTCTCCGACGTCGAGTGGACCGTACAGCTGCTCCAGCTCCAGCACGCCGCCCGGCTGCCGTCACTGCGCACCACCGGCACCCGAGCGGCGCTGGCCGCGGCCCGGGACGAGGGGCTGATCGACCCGGCCGACGCCGCCGTCCTGGACGAGGCGTGGGTGCTGGCCACCCGGGTGCGCAACGCGGTGATGCTGGTACGCGGCCGCTCCGGCGACGCCTTCCCGGGCGACACCCGCGAGCTGGCCGCCGTCGCCCGCTACCTCGGCTTCCCCGAGGGGCACGTCGGCGACATGCTCGACGACTACCGGCGGCGCACCCGGCGGGCCCGCGCGGTGGTGGAACGGCTCTTCTACGAGGGCGGGTGA
- a CDS encoding alkaline phosphatase family protein produces the protein MPGWTLPRRSRTAVLSAAGLAAASAGLWAGLGGDAQAAGAVPTPDHTLVVVLENHAYSQVIGSSSAPYLNSLKTGGANLTQSHAITHPSQPNYYALFSGSTQGVTSDSCVQTGFSSAANLGSEVIAAGKTWGSYNETLPSQGSTVCSSGKYAQKHNPWFGFSNVPVSSAKTFAQFPADYATLPALSFVTPNLCSDMHDCSVSTGDTWVKNNLGAYATWAKTHNSLLVVTFDEDNSLSGNRIPTVFYGQPVKAGSSTATTYNHYNLLRTLEDLAGTSSHAGQAASAGDITGIWN, from the coding sequence GTGCCCGGGTGGACTCTGCCCCGCCGCAGCCGTACCGCCGTCCTGTCCGCCGCCGGCCTCGCCGCCGCCTCCGCCGGCCTGTGGGCCGGCCTCGGCGGCGACGCCCAGGCGGCCGGCGCGGTACCGACGCCCGACCACACCCTCGTGGTCGTCCTGGAGAACCACGCGTACAGCCAGGTCATCGGCAGTTCCAGCGCCCCGTACCTCAACTCCCTGAAGACCGGCGGGGCCAATCTGACCCAGAGCCACGCCATCACCCACCCGAGCCAGCCGAACTACTACGCCCTCTTCTCCGGCTCGACGCAGGGTGTCACCTCCGACTCCTGCGTGCAGACCGGCTTCAGCTCCGCCGCCAACCTCGGCTCCGAGGTGATCGCCGCGGGCAAGACATGGGGCAGCTACAACGAGACCCTGCCCAGCCAGGGCTCCACCGTCTGCAGCAGCGGGAAGTACGCCCAGAAGCACAACCCCTGGTTCGGCTTCAGCAACGTCCCGGTCTCCTCGGCGAAGACCTTCGCCCAGTTCCCGGCCGACTACGCGACGCTGCCCGCGCTCTCCTTCGTCACGCCGAACCTCTGCAGCGACATGCACGACTGCTCGGTCTCCACCGGCGACACCTGGGTGAAGAACAACCTCGGCGCGTACGCCACCTGGGCGAAGACCCACAACAGCCTGCTCGTCGTCACCTTCGACGAGGACAACTCGCTCAGCGGCAACCGCATCCCGACCGTCTTCTACGGCCAGCCGGTCAAGGCGGGCAGCTCCACCGCCACCACCTACAACCACTACAACCTGCTGCGCACCCTGGAGGACCTGGCGGGCACCTCGTCCCACGCCGGCCAGGCCGCCTCCGCCGGCGACATCACGGGCATCTGGAACTGA
- a CDS encoding MFS transporter, whose translation MVSGTATVSGAAMVSGTATVSGTVLALGAVSLITDVSSEMVTAVLPLYLVTGLGLSPLGFGLLDGVYNGFSALVRLVGGHLADRGGRHKPVAAFGYALSALCKPLLLMAHTLPLIGAVLAADRTGKGLRTAPRDALISLSSSPESRGRAFGVHRAMDTTGALLGPLVAFLILRQAADGYDAVFTVSFCVAAVGVVVLLLFVPSRARESVPPAAQRPSLRAAVALLGRRELRNLSLCAVALGLATVSDSFVYLMLQRRLGVPDRWFALLPLGTAAAFLLLAVPLGRWADRIGRRQVFIGGHVALLCAYGLLLAQLRSGVLPYAVLALHGAFYAATDGVLMAAAAGSVPAELRSSGLALVQTGQAGARFCCSIAFGAAWTAFGDRSALAGAAVALLVSVALSVGLRTGAAPEGAG comes from the coding sequence ATGGTCTCCGGCACGGCCACCGTCTCCGGCGCCGCCATGGTCTCCGGCACGGCCACCGTCTCCGGCACCGTCCTCGCGCTCGGCGCGGTCAGCCTGATCACCGACGTCTCCTCGGAGATGGTGACCGCCGTGCTGCCCCTGTACCTGGTCACCGGGCTCGGCCTGTCCCCGCTCGGCTTCGGTCTGCTCGACGGCGTCTACAACGGTTTCAGCGCGCTGGTCCGGCTGGTCGGCGGCCATCTGGCCGACCGCGGCGGCCGGCACAAACCGGTGGCCGCCTTCGGCTACGCCCTGTCCGCGCTCTGCAAACCCCTGCTGCTGATGGCGCACACGCTGCCGCTGATCGGCGCGGTGCTGGCGGCCGACCGCACCGGCAAGGGGCTGCGCACCGCACCGCGCGACGCGCTGATCTCCCTGTCCTCGTCGCCCGAGTCGCGGGGCCGGGCCTTCGGGGTGCACCGGGCGATGGACACCACGGGCGCCCTCCTGGGGCCGCTGGTCGCCTTCCTGATCCTGCGTCAGGCGGCCGACGGCTACGACGCGGTCTTCACCGTCAGCTTCTGCGTGGCGGCGGTCGGGGTGGTCGTCCTGCTGCTGTTCGTGCCGTCACGGGCGCGGGAGTCGGTGCCGCCCGCAGCTCAACGGCCTTCCCTGCGGGCGGCGGTGGCGCTGCTCGGCCGCCGCGAGCTGCGGAACCTGTCGCTGTGCGCGGTGGCGCTCGGCCTGGCCACGGTCAGCGACTCCTTCGTCTATCTGATGCTGCAGCGGCGCCTCGGGGTGCCCGACCGGTGGTTCGCGCTGCTGCCGCTGGGCACCGCCGCCGCGTTCCTGCTGCTGGCGGTGCCGCTGGGCCGGTGGGCGGACCGCATCGGCCGCCGGCAGGTGTTCATCGGCGGACATGTGGCGCTGCTGTGCGCGTACGGTCTGCTCCTGGCCCAACTGCGCTCCGGGGTCCTGCCGTACGCGGTGCTCGCGCTGCACGGTGCGTTCTACGCGGCCACCGACGGCGTACTGATGGCGGCGGCGGCCGGTTCCGTACCGGCGGAGCTGCGTTCCAGCGGGCTGGCGCTGGTGCAGACCGGTCAGGCGGGTGCGCGGTTCTGCTGCTCGATCGCCTTCGGGGCGGCGTGGACGGCGTTCGGTGACCGCTCCGCGCTGGCCGGGGCGGCGGTGGCGCTGCTGGTGAGCGTGGCGCTTTCGGTCGGACTGCGGACCGGCGCCGCGCCGGAGGGAGCCGGGTGA
- a CDS encoding TolB-like translocation protein: MSIRGKLLVLLACVLVLSCVAGAAVWRAADRADRRNQVQAGGPAVHAGAVSLAAGAPREIVFRSMAWGPHRDELTSVPAADPNGPRTASGVKCLRFFAAGGTGICLQAERGPVTDTYRALVLDSRLRVTRRVDLAGIPTRARVSPSGRMVAWTVFVGGDSYAGTDFSTRASILDTTTGALQPTLEDYTVTRGGKVIRAADFNFWGVTFADDDHFYATLGTAGHTYLVRGTVSTRSAVTLRTNVECPSLSPDGTRIAFKKRVPGLPAEAPWRLYVLDLATLRDHPTAETRNVDDQAVWSDDHTLVYSLPGDYGSDLYEVSATGSAAPPTLLTPSALSPAYLP, encoded by the coding sequence ATGAGCATCCGCGGCAAGCTGCTGGTGCTGCTCGCCTGTGTGCTGGTCCTGTCGTGCGTCGCGGGGGCCGCGGTGTGGCGGGCCGCGGACCGGGCCGACCGCAGGAACCAGGTGCAGGCGGGCGGGCCCGCGGTCCATGCCGGCGCGGTCTCGCTCGCCGCGGGGGCGCCCCGGGAGATCGTCTTCCGCTCCATGGCGTGGGGCCCGCACCGGGACGAGCTGACCAGCGTGCCCGCCGCCGACCCGAACGGGCCGCGGACCGCCTCCGGTGTGAAGTGCCTGCGGTTCTTCGCGGCGGGCGGCACCGGGATCTGCCTGCAGGCCGAGCGGGGGCCGGTCACCGACACGTACCGGGCGCTGGTGCTGGACTCCCGGCTGCGGGTGACCCGGCGGGTGGACCTGGCGGGCATCCCGACCCGGGCCCGGGTCTCCCCGAGCGGGCGGATGGTCGCGTGGACGGTCTTCGTCGGCGGTGACTCGTACGCGGGGACCGACTTCTCGACCCGGGCGTCGATCCTCGACACCACGACGGGGGCGCTCCAGCCGACGCTGGAGGACTACACCGTGACGCGGGGCGGCAAGGTCATCCGGGCCGCGGACTTCAACTTCTGGGGGGTCACGTTCGCGGACGACGACCACTTCTACGCGACCCTCGGCACGGCCGGCCACACGTACTTGGTCCGGGGCACGGTCTCCACGCGCAGCGCGGTCACGCTGCGCACCAACGTCGAGTGCCCGTCCCTGTCCCCCGACGGCACGCGCATCGCCTTCAAGAAGCGCGTCCCCGGCCTCCCGGCCGAGGCTCCCTGGCGCCTTTACGTCCTCGACCTGGCGACCCTCCGCGACCACCCCACCGCGGAAACCCGGAACGTCGACGACCAGGCGGTCTGGTCCGACGACCACACGCTCGTCTACTCCCTCCCCGGCGACTACGGCTCCGACCTCTACGAGGTTTCCGCCACGGGTTCCGCCGCTCCCCCCACCCTCCTCACCCCCTCCGCCCTCTCCCCCGCCTACCTCCCCTGA